A genomic region of Branchiostoma lanceolatum isolate klBraLanc5 chromosome 4, klBraLanc5.hap2, whole genome shotgun sequence contains the following coding sequences:
- the LOC136433808 gene encoding N(G),N(G)-dimethylarginine dimethylaminohydrolase 1-like → MKSLFLNKLPWLVGRIVGHAHYSRTHANFLTQRITKPCFQNFRDHLSDATCRPESAMSEGTDFNFPRYTRAIVREVPTSIRLKSEGFKDSSCVYVKRAREEHALYVQTLRDLGLEVTVLPADEGLPDGVFVEDTCVVVGDKALMTRPPMKARRKEVDSVEKCLKSLGIKTHRIYDKSAILEGGDVMFTGKEFFAGISIKSNLAGHKVLAETFPEFPVHSIPLEEPEFHLKGMVCVAAPGTLVMPRNKWGKVAWEAVCEKSEYTYKPMWVPNHCGVNCLHINGTIVHCTEEDWPKSHQVFVETMGDYQRVQRSIGELGKVEAGLTCCSVLF, encoded by the exons ATGAAATCTTTGTTCCTGAACAAGTTGCCCTGGTTGGTGGGCAGAATTGTCGGGCACGCGCACTACTCGAGGACGCATGCAAATTTCTTGACACAAAGGATCACAAAGCCGTGTTTCCAGAACTTCCGCGACCATTTGTCTGACGCTACCTGTCGTCCCGAGTCAGCCATGTCCGAGGGCACCGACTTCAACTTCCCGCGCTACACGCGCGCCATCGTGCGGGAGGTCCCGACCTCCATACGGCTCAAGTCCGAGGGTTTTAAAGACAGCAGTTGCGTGTACGTGAAGAGAGCGCGCGAGGAGCACGCCCTGTATGTCCAGACGCTGCGGGATCTGGGGCTGGAGGTGACCGTCCTCCCGGCGGATGAGGGTCTGCCGGACGGCGTCTTCGTGGAGGACACCTGCGTGGTGGTCGGCGACAAGGCGCTCATGACGCGACCTCCGATGAAGGCCAGGAGGAAAgag GTGGACTCCGTGGAAAAATGCTTGAAATCCCTTGGGATCAAAACTCACAGGATATACGACAAGAGCGCCATCCTGGAGGGTGGAGACGTCATGTTCACAG GTAAAGAGTTCTTCGCCGGGATATCGATCAAATCGAACCTCGCAGGTCACAAGGTCCTGGCGGAGACCTTCCCCGAGTTCCCCGTCCATTCCATCCCCTTGGAGGAGCCCGAGTTCCACCTCAAGGGCATGGTGTGTGTGGCGGCGCCGGGGACCCTGGTCATGCCCAGGAACAAGTGGGGCAAAGTCGCGTGGGAG GCTGTTTGTGAGAAAAGTGAGTACACCTACAAACCCATGTGGGTTCCCAACCACTGCGGGGTCAACTGTCTGCACATCAACGGCACCATCGTCCACTGCACAGAAGAGGACTGGCCGAAAAGTCACCAG GTATTTGTAGAGACCATGGGAGACTACCAGCGAGTGCAGCGGTCTATTGGAGAGCTGGGGAAAGTGGAAGCTGGCCTGACATGCTGCTCTGTTCTCTTTTAG